In the Pseudoliparis swirei isolate HS2019 ecotype Mariana Trench chromosome 19, NWPU_hadal_v1, whole genome shotgun sequence genome, one interval contains:
- the tmsb2 gene encoding thymosin beta — MSDKPDLTEIASFDKAKLKKTETKEKNPLPSKETIEQERKGDATP, encoded by the exons ATGTCCGACAAGCCCGACTTGACCGAGATCGCCAGCTTCGACAAGGCGAAGCTGAAGAAGACGGAGACGAAAGAAAAGAACCCCCTGCCCAGCAAAGAGA ccATCGAGCAGGAGAGGAAAGGCGACGCCACGCCTTGA